The Juglans regia cultivar Chandler chromosome 16, Walnut 2.0, whole genome shotgun sequence nucleotide sequence cttgcttttgttgACATAGATGGATTGCTTttgtgaaaaatcaaaattttttttattaaaaaccttGTCTCACCtaattaggcaaacgtgctttgcacgttgtcctggcctagtatatatatatatatatatatatatatatatatatatatatatatatgagaagagGGGAGGAAATGATATGTATATTTGTAGGCTGTGAAGTGCCCAAATCACCCATATGGCGATGTGGGGAAGAGCGGAAGGTAACGTGGTGCAATTGCCACCACCCCCTCCAAGACGCTCCCTTTCACATTCACTGTCAGCCATTTTAGAAGACATCCCGACAATTAAATTTGGCTTTAAATTTCATACACATTTCTCCCCTTCACGTTGATGGCCTCTGCTGCAAGTTGCAAGCCAACTGTTGGTCCACGAAAGACACTGTTATTTATTATGATTTCTCCTTTGTTCGTTTGGGTTTTTTTTGGGTGgccaaaatatataatacgaGGGAGAAAGCTTTAATAATTAACGTGAAAATTTAGGAGATTGGTTGGTGAAATCTAGAATTCGGATTTTCCaaggtttttttaaagtataGTGGGATgattgaaaatgagatgagatgaaaaatttgtaaataataataaaatagtttgaattatgatattttatgaaaatttgaaaaataagagagaaaaaattgaataaaaatattataaaattaaaatattgttataatatatatttttaatattatatttgttttgaaatttaaaaaaattgaattattttttgtattttgtttaaaaatttagagaaagttgtaatgattagtttgaaaaaattgtaataattagttcttaagtgatgtttggaaaataaatgaaatgtgatgagataagatgagatgaaaaacattaccaaacattCCATAAAATTGTGATCCTCTCTAATTATCTACTCTGATTGCGATGGTTTGTTTTagtagatgagataagatgaattaagattaaaattaaaaattgaataaaatcttgttagaatatatttttttaatattatttttattttagaatttgaaaaaattaaattttttattttattttgtgtgaaaatttaaaaaaattataataattatataatattatataagttGAGAagtattgtgaaaataaacgaagataaaaataaaatgtatctATTTCTCTTTATCGTAAagtattattaagaaaataaaatatcatcaaattaTCAGTTTTGATAATCacctttttaaattataaaaaaatttacaatgaatccattttctatttaaaagataaaactatccctgaaaattaaaaaaaaaaaaaaaaggacaaaatatCCATTTATTCGATGTATAGGCATGATTTTATATGTTCGGCtgattcatatttttcttttcaaaaaaagaaaaagcctgAAGTGATTAAAATCTCCGATTTGATTTTCAACAACTTTTAACTGTTACAGAATATCGATCACCATTATGCATTATGTATGGTCCACATCTAGCCATCGACACAGcgaatcaaattataaataaataaaaatagtacttgTGTCTAGTCATGTAGAACTACGTACTAACTACTACCCCACAGCTGTTCCCTTCAGTACTGTCCTTCACCCTCGAATTACGTCCAAAAAGTCGACCCTTCTTTTCCTTCCAACTTCTGCTCCCATTTAACACATTGATCAGATTATTATTTGGGcatctttttcttcacaaataatTGCATGAACAAACActcttatttctctttttttaattgtagtGTGAAACTTGCATGTTTTAAATGTCGCTACCTTCGCttttcatgttttattaaaaaaagttgaaatgagatagtaTAAAGAAAGTGAACGAGTTTTGATGAAAGCAATCATAAATTGACTATACAAAACTTAAGACAAGAAGGGAACCTAAACATGCAGAAACACAACTGCAGAAGAGAGATCATATGTATAATGGTGGTGTCAACTGTTGGCATtagaaaatcacaaaataatatagtttgggtttctttaataaaatatttaattctccAAAACGCTTCTACCTATGATTTGATGGCTAGTAATTGACTTTTCTTCATCAATTGAACAACATGGAAAACTCGTTTGTTGTCTGTATAATTAGGTATATCGACCGACCGTCCTTTGAAAACCACATCATAGGTTGCTACCTTCGCGCGGTACTGTTAAGCTGGTTTGCtgtcataataataatatacactcaaatatatgtgtgtgtctgTGTATTATGCATAAATTAGAGGATGCTGGGCTAATGACCAGCTAGAAGGGTATGCGATCGAGCAATATTATAATATCACATGCACTGATGCACACATCTCGATTCTCGACacactaaaaactaaaaaggtcCTACTTCTGGGGTGCAATTCAATGAGAAAAAAGGACATGAGCAACAACCAGCTTTATGGAAGGGCCACCGATGGTGAGGGTCTGGAGGATTAAGGATAGGGTAATGCTACAGCTCTGCTGAGGCTCTACCGggatatagtattattttatatgtattttttttaagttattttttatataaaattttcaatattttttaaaaataaaataaatttagaaagtaaaagaaaaaatcaaaaaaatattttttaataatattatgattttttttaaatatttaaaattattaaaaaaatttatataaaaaataacttttaaaaatacataaaaatacacTTGTTAGACCCAGCGAGAGCCCCCAGCTGGaaatctagcattttccttaaggATATGCTCACCATTTGGTCCATTTCTACCAGTGCATTGAGAACATGCACGTAAAGGCAGAGTATCATGTGAATAAGTCATTTGGTCAAGTTGCTGATAGTTTTACAAAACCTCtcaaatatgatataatatttcagAAGTTGAGGATGATAATCCGTGTTGGAAAGATCATGTCAAGTTTAAGGGGCGGTGTTGAAAATTTAAACACGACTTTATTGTTGAAACTGAAAGGTTACTTTCAATCAGAATTTGAAGGGGCTATAGTTCTCCAAATTTTGCTTATCAATTGGATTtttattgagaaaattataGTTAATTAAGAAATAAGAATCTTTTATTAGCACGTGGTTCATGTTTTTATTAGCGTGGTTGTTTTTATTAGCAtgtgtttctctttttttgcGTGTTTTGTCGAACATCCataccatcaaacaaaatgCATTCAAGTGGCCGACTAatttaattgaagaaaaaatttatttatcattaattttttaagagcaATGTTAGGTACAGTCTCTAAATAGAGATTGCAATACAAGTCTAgactattttaatttcaaaattttttaaaattataaaattacctctcttaaaatgatgttttctcttatttaataatgtgcctgcacatgcagtctccacttgagaactgcaaataaaatttctcaattttttaatcatcatcccCATAATGGACCAATCCTCTACGAAGACAGGtctttctttttactttataaCAACGTCCATGCAGCACTCATTTTTCCACATCTGATCTCAATCACGTCTAACCATTTCCTACTCAATTTTCCAATCATCCTCTCAACCATTTTCGATCAGTTTCCCATGACGACATGCAAGAAACTAGCCGAATCACCTGGCCTCACCTCTATTCCTTCCCTTTACACTTACAACACAAATCCCAAAGATGAAGCAATTTCAGAAGACCCGGAAGACCCAATCCCCGTCATTGATTTATCTTTACTCACCTCAGGCACTCCTCATCAACAGTCTCAAGCCATCCAAGAGCTTGGCAAGGCCTGCAAGGACTGGGGCTTCTTCCTGGTAAAATATCAatcaatttttaactatttcttttctttaccaGTACTGTAGATACATGTGTAGTTGGCGCATGCGTGCTCATAAGTTTGAAAACTTGTCTCAGTTGATCAACCATGGCGTACCGGAGAGGCAAATGGAGGCAGTGATAGAGGGTATTAGAGGTTTCTTCGATCTGACAGAGGAGGAAAAGAGAGAATTCGAGGGAAAAAACTTCTTGGACCCGATCAGGTGCGGAACCAGCTTCAATACATCATTGGATAATGTTTTCTTCTGGAGGGATGTTCTCAAAATCCTTTTAAATCCTGATCATGAGTTTCAGTTCCCCTATAAACCTGCTGGATTCaggtatttaatttatatatattggtttaGCAATTAGCTACTTCATGTGCTTGATTCTTCATTATAGCTGATAATACAATGCTAGTGATCTGTCTAGATCTTCAAAGGTGGATCATAAAGTTTCTGTGATCACCTTGAcctaaacaaataaattatttatgcttatcatctatacaccacaaatttaataaagaaaaaaaatcatgcagagtgtgtggtgtaaagaccATGAAATCGTCTTGTTTCTTTCATGACTTGTCGGTTTCGAAAGTTAGAAACAGTTGTCTACACGTCCAAGTACTGCTGAGCATGCAATAATAGACTACGTACTCATGTTGAGTGAGTATGTCCTACGTACTAGGTATCATTAATATCGGCCGATGCGATACAATGATGTTCCTATATATTAGTTGACATATTAATCCTGaatgataaaattagataaagaataattaatattaatttctgTAAAATGAATTCTAATATTAGTTAATTTGTTGCTGTTGTTGCAGGGAGGTTTCAATGGATTACTGCAAAAGAATCCGGGAAGTGGCAAGGGAATTACTCAAAGCAATATCAATGAGCTTGGGATTGGAACCCTGCTACATCGAAAAGGCCACGAATCTGGAATCGGGTTTACAACTCTTCGTTGCAAACCTTTACCCTCCCTGTCCACAGCCAGAACTTGCGATGGGTTTGCCACCACATTCGGACCACGGCCTCTTGACTCTTCTCATGGAGAATGGAATTGGTGGCCTCCAAACACAGCACAATGGGAATTGGGTCAATGTCAATGCCATTCCCAACTCCTTTCTAGTCAATATTGCCGATCAGCTTGAGGTTTAAAGCTTCTTCATCTTAATTTCATCATTCATAATCAGCAAGTACTGATACCTCATAATCACTTAAATggaaaagataataaaatttaagataaaataccattttttcttaatcgaatatatatatatatatatactgccgTATATTCTAATTTCTACAcaatgatgttttatttttgtattagaTTTTGAGTAATGGGAAGTACAAGAGTAACGTGCATCGAGCAGTGGTGAACAGCAAAGCTACGAGGATATCACTCGGCATTGGGAACGGGCCTTCATTGGAGACGATGATCAGGCCAGCACCTGAGTTGGAAAGTAAGGAGCAGGCAGCAGCATACATTGGGATGAAATACAAAGACTACATGGAACTTCAACAAAGCAACCAACTTGATGGGAAATCCTGCTTGGATCGTGTTCGAgctttcaattaattaatgaatgtTGTCGTATTGTAATtagttattaaaatataaaataaataataaaaactattgTCGAGCTCAGATGCAGGCATGTAatctaattgaaaaaaaaattggacaatgatatgaaataacgagatgagatgaaaattgaataaaatattaaaataataataataataaaatttatatttttttattagttttaatttttgagataaatgatgatttcacataGTATTAGAGTAGAAGTCTTGAGTTCGAATCCTGACTCTACACtatatctcatttaattaaatatttcatatgttgGGCCCACCCATTAATAGAGAGTCTGACCTACAAGTAAATGaagtattaagatataaaataaataataaaatttatatatttccatCAATTTAAGCTTTTGAAACAAATGAAGATTTTACGTTAGTTAATCAAGACACTAGTTGTTCGTAATGATCGATACTCATCAAGTATTTATGCTTTCAAGTGCTTTCGAATAATGCTTGTGTAGTTAGTTATTGGATCTTATCGGATCAAGCACtttataaatactataaaaaaaaaaaattaccagcTTTGATAATCacctttttaaattataaaaaaaattacaattgatccattttctattttaaagataaaactatccttgaaaaatgaaaattaaaaaaaaaaatccatttattcgatattaaga carries:
- the LOC108995683 gene encoding protein DMR6-LIKE OXYGENASE 2-like, with the translated sequence MTTCKKLAESPGLTSIPSLYTYNTNPKDEAISEDPEDPIPVIDLSLLTSGTPHQQSQAIQELGKACKDWGFFLLINHGVPERQMEAVIEGIRGFFDLTEEEKREFEGKNFLDPIRCGTSFNTSLDNVFFWRDVLKILLNPDHEFQFPYKPAGFREVSMDYCKRIREVARELLKAISMSLGLEPCYIEKATNLESGLQLFVANLYPPCPQPELAMGLPPHSDHGLLTLLMENGIGGLQTQHNGNWVNVNAIPNSFLVNIADQLEILSNGKYKSNVHRAVVNSKATRISLGIGNGPSLETMIRPAPELESKEQAAAYIGMKYKDYMELQQSNQLDGKSCLDRVRAFN